The following coding sequences lie in one Mucilaginibacter sp. KACC 22773 genomic window:
- a CDS encoding prolipoprotein diacylglyceryl transferase, translating to MFPTIGHLIYYLFGINFTFPVQTLGLFVALSFLFSYIVFSSEFKRYEALDKIKAFTRNTVVGERASVAEISINSILGFLLGFKAFGAMFNYTVFSANPQGYLLSLKGNLVMAILTGAVFGLWVYADKKEKELEQPKAEVQTVHPYQLMGLIVFSVGFFGFIGAKLFDTVEHWSNFRYDPMGTLFNVRGFSYYGGLIFGALTYLYIGHKKEMKLVHLADIGSPGMMLAYGIGRIGCQLAGDGDWGITNSHPKPGLIPGWMWSFTYPHNAINAGLPIPDCAGNYCNQLLHGVYPTPFYEATICLLFFTLMWVFRNKIIIPGFMFFLYLALNGGERFLIELIRINPKYQILGMNFTQAGYIGLLMVVGGLVGFVCLIIKTKKTGKLQPVT from the coding sequence ATGTTTCCAACTATAGGCCACCTCATTTATTACCTTTTCGGCATTAATTTCACGTTTCCTGTTCAAACGCTGGGCTTGTTTGTGGCATTGTCTTTTTTGTTCTCGTATATTGTATTTAGCTCGGAGTTTAAACGGTACGAAGCCTTAGATAAAATTAAAGCGTTTACCCGTAACACAGTGGTAGGAGAGAGGGCGTCGGTTGCCGAAATCAGTATCAACTCCATTCTCGGCTTTTTATTAGGTTTCAAGGCCTTTGGGGCCATGTTTAACTATACGGTGTTCAGCGCCAATCCACAAGGGTACCTGTTGTCGCTTAAAGGTAACCTGGTAATGGCCATACTCACCGGTGCTGTATTTGGTTTATGGGTTTATGCGGATAAAAAGGAAAAGGAGCTGGAACAGCCTAAGGCCGAGGTGCAAACGGTTCATCCTTACCAGCTGATGGGGCTTATTGTTTTTTCGGTAGGTTTTTTTGGCTTTATTGGCGCAAAGTTATTTGACACGGTAGAACACTGGAGTAATTTCAGGTACGACCCTATGGGTACTTTATTCAATGTGCGCGGTTTTTCTTACTATGGGGGACTGATATTTGGCGCTTTAACATACCTGTACATCGGCCATAAAAAGGAGATGAAGCTGGTGCATCTGGCCGATATCGGTTCGCCGGGCATGATGCTGGCTTATGGCATTGGCCGTATAGGTTGCCAGCTTGCCGGCGATGGCGACTGGGGTATTACCAATAGCCATCCTAAGCCAGGTTTAATACCGGGTTGGATGTGGTCGTTCACCTATCCGCACAATGCCATTAACGCGGGCCTTCCAATACCCGATTGTGCCGGCAATTACTGCAACCAATTGTTACATGGCGTGTACCCCACGCCTTTTTACGAGGCTACTATTTGCCTGCTGTTTTTTACGCTAATGTGGGTGTTCAGGAATAAGATTATCATACCTGGTTTCATGTTTTTTTTATACCTGGCGCTTAACGGCGGCGAAAGGTTTTTGATCGAACTGATCCGCATTAACCCCAAATATCAAATTTTGGGAATGAACTTTACCCAGGCTGGCTATATTGGTTTATTAATGGTAGTTGGCGGCCTGGTTGGCTTTGTATGTTTAATTATAAAAACTAAAAAAACGGGGAAGCTACAACCCGTAACTTAG
- a CDS encoding SusC/RagA family TonB-linked outer membrane protein, with protein sequence MRKFILFFQIIIAMLPVVVFAQNKTVTGTVRDLTGALPGASVVEKGLPTNGVITNGNGKFSLTLKGQSNAIIVKFIGYIPQTYTFKDGNTADIILQTNSNGLDEVAVVGYGKRSRPTNTGAVSSISAADIRTVPTANVQNALTGKLPGFFSQQASGQPGKDASDFYIRGVSSLNPAGNQPLIIVDDIQYSYDQLQQINVNEIESISILKDASTTAIYGIKGANGVLVVTTRRGKSGAPKVNLRVETGLQAPTKTPTFLNSYNSAVLINEAYGNDGLNKPFTQADIDHFKAGDDPYGHPDVDWYNKIFKKNTYQANTNLDISGGNNALKYFISGGILKQNGLVRDFADPQSLVNTNYYFNRYNFRSNLDLKANKTLDLRLDVTTRFSDLNQPYNENAVGEIYNFTKETPFTAPYINPNGSYSYAYSPFNPEHLPTLNARLATGGYQHSRRTDFNFLFGATQKLDALTEGLSLTGRVAYSSIEQFTKQIFNGGIPAYHFDPTTNQYALRPGATYVYTPYALTGNTDINSNNYDVQLYANYDHNFSNSHHVTGLLLFNQTSQTYNAQSLLDASLVAVPQKFQGISGKLGYDYKQKYLLEFNIAYNGTDRFAANHRFGYFPAISVGYNLVKEKFFTEKFPVFSLFKIRGSYGLVGSDAAPGNRYVYNQVYKQGGGYYFNENPQGYGTIYEDALSNPNVVWERAKKTDVGLDMNLFNDKISATIDFFHDIRYDQLIVPGSVPEIIGVALPAVNIGKTRNQGFDGQISYHSTLGKVQYNVGLVFSYAKNKILFQDEASPAYPWLASTGKPIGQQFGYHYLGYYTANDISAINAYQAAHGGSNAGNPIAVPDNGLPLQPGDLRYQDLNGDGIINVFDKRAIGNPNLPNTSLGLSLQAVYKGFSISALFAGSFNYSFAVLGTGIEPFQSQFQPIHQERWTPATAGTANFPRLTTNPTSVNSPTSYFSDYWLINAHYIRLKTIDVGYQLPTKLLPFKINNARIYLSAYNLFTWTNFKKYQQDPEVATNTAGDAYINQRVLNIGIQAGF encoded by the coding sequence ATGAGAAAATTCATACTTTTCTTTCAAATAATAATAGCCATGCTCCCGGTGGTGGTATTTGCGCAAAACAAAACCGTAACCGGTACCGTGCGCGACCTTACCGGCGCTTTGCCGGGCGCATCAGTGGTTGAAAAAGGATTGCCAACCAACGGGGTAATTACCAATGGCAACGGTAAATTCAGCCTTACACTTAAAGGGCAGTCAAACGCTATCATTGTTAAATTCATAGGTTATATACCGCAAACCTATACGTTTAAGGATGGCAACACAGCCGATATTATCCTGCAAACCAACAGCAACGGTTTAGATGAGGTTGCAGTAGTAGGGTATGGCAAAAGATCAAGGCCTACCAATACAGGCGCTGTAAGTTCCATTTCGGCGGCTGATATACGTACTGTGCCAACGGCCAACGTGCAGAATGCTTTAACCGGCAAATTGCCGGGCTTTTTCTCGCAGCAGGCATCGGGCCAGCCTGGTAAGGATGCATCTGACTTTTATATCCGTGGCGTAAGTTCATTAAACCCCGCTGGTAACCAGCCGCTAATTATTGTTGATGATATTCAGTATAGTTATGACCAGCTGCAGCAGATCAACGTAAACGAAATTGAAAGTATATCGATATTAAAAGATGCCTCAACCACGGCTATTTACGGTATTAAGGGTGCCAATGGTGTATTGGTAGTAACTACCCGTCGCGGTAAAAGCGGCGCGCCAAAAGTTAACTTAAGGGTCGAGACCGGCTTGCAGGCGCCAACCAAAACGCCAACCTTTTTAAATTCATACAACTCAGCAGTGTTAATCAACGAAGCCTACGGTAACGATGGGCTCAACAAGCCATTCACGCAGGCAGATATTGACCATTTCAAGGCCGGCGACGATCCTTACGGGCACCCGGATGTTGACTGGTATAACAAGATATTCAAGAAAAATACCTACCAGGCCAATACCAACCTGGATATATCGGGCGGTAATAACGCGCTTAAGTATTTTATCTCGGGTGGTATCCTGAAACAAAATGGATTGGTGCGTGACTTTGCCGATCCGCAAAGTTTGGTAAACACCAACTATTATTTCAACAGGTATAACTTCCGCTCCAATCTCGATTTAAAAGCCAATAAAACGTTAGACCTTCGTTTGGATGTCACCACCCGTTTTTCTGACTTAAATCAGCCTTATAACGAAAACGCCGTGGGCGAGATCTATAATTTTACTAAAGAGACGCCATTTACCGCACCCTACATCAACCCCAATGGTTCGTACTCTTATGCTTACTCGCCGTTTAACCCCGAGCATTTGCCAACGCTGAATGCCAGGTTGGCAACAGGTGGCTACCAGCACTCGCGCCGTACCGACTTTAACTTTCTGTTTGGTGCTACCCAGAAACTGGATGCGTTAACCGAAGGCTTATCATTAACCGGCCGGGTTGCTTACTCCAGCATTGAGCAGTTTACCAAACAGATTTTTAATGGCGGTATCCCGGCTTATCACTTTGATCCAACAACCAATCAATATGCTTTAAGGCCCGGTGCTACTTATGTGTATACGCCCTACGCGCTTACCGGTAACACGGATATCAACAGCAACAATTATGATGTACAGCTATATGCCAACTACGATCATAATTTTAGCAACTCGCACCATGTAACCGGCTTGTTGTTGTTTAACCAAACGTCGCAAACCTACAATGCACAGTCGCTGCTGGATGCCTCGCTGGTTGCGGTTCCGCAAAAATTCCAGGGGATATCCGGCAAGTTAGGGTACGATTATAAGCAGAAGTACCTGTTGGAGTTTAATATTGCTTACAACGGTACCGATAGGTTTGCTGCCAATCACCGGTTTGGATATTTCCCGGCGATAAGCGTTGGCTATAACCTGGTGAAAGAGAAGTTTTTTACTGAAAAGTTCCCGGTGTTTAGCCTGTTCAAGATAAGGGGCAGTTATGGCCTTGTTGGCTCAGATGCTGCACCAGGTAACCGCTACGTGTACAACCAGGTTTATAAACAGGGCGGTGGCTATTATTTTAACGAAAACCCGCAGGGCTACGGCACCATTTATGAAGATGCCCTGAGCAACCCCAATGTAGTTTGGGAGCGTGCCAAAAAAACCGACGTAGGTTTGGACATGAACTTGTTTAACGATAAGATCTCGGCCACTATCGACTTTTTCCACGATATCCGTTACGATCAATTGATTGTTCCAGGCAGTGTACCCGAAATTATTGGTGTGGCCTTGCCTGCGGTAAACATCGGTAAAACCCGCAACCAGGGTTTCGATGGGCAGATATCATACCACAGCACTTTAGGAAAAGTACAATACAATGTAGGCCTGGTATTTTCATACGCCAAAAACAAAATCCTGTTCCAGGACGAGGCATCGCCTGCCTATCCATGGCTGGCTTCAACCGGCAAACCGATAGGGCAGCAGTTTGGCTACCATTACCTGGGTTATTACACGGCTAATGATATATCGGCTATAAACGCCTACCAGGCTGCCCATGGCGGATCAAACGCGGGTAACCCTATAGCCGTGCCCGATAACGGCCTGCCGCTGCAACCCGGCGACCTGCGTTACCAGGATTTGAACGGCGATGGCATCATCAATGTGTTTGATAAACGCGCAATTGGCAATCCTAATTTGCCTAATACCTCCCTGGGCTTGTCGCTGCAGGCCGTATACAAAGGATTCAGCATCAGTGCACTGTTTGCCGGTTCGTTTAACTATAGCTTCGCGGTGCTGGGCACCGGTATCGAGCCATTTCAGAGCCAGTTTCAGCCCATCCACCAGGAACGCTGGACGCCGGCAACCGCAGGCACCGCCAATTTTCCGAGGTTAACCACCAACCCTACATCGGTTAACAGCCCTACATCTTATTTCTCAGATTACTGGCTTATTAACGCGCATTACATCCGCTTAAAAACAATTGATGTGGGTTATCAGCTGCCTACCAAATTGCTGCCATTTAAAATTAATAATGCCCGTATTTACTTAAGCGCATACAACCTGTTTACATGGACAAACTTTAAAAAATACCAGCAGGATCCTGAGGTTGCCACCAACACCGCGGGTGATGCATACATTAACCAACGGGTGCTTAATATTGGTATCCAGGCCGGGTTTTAA